The window gaggaaaaaatgtacttaaaggggaattcaactggtttgcattaacaatgtatccaataggtcatgtaatatgcactctattttgacaatgcaatgttcaatcctctcatttaataatgttttgtggGCACTGCCAATTTCGTGAGtaacatgacctacgtgcgcggatgtgacgtgttaggtggggttccaaacgctcgattacataaGACactattatgcccagcgctgatttctcggatttatcctcatctgatgaagaaatagcagtatcggttgatcgggaagacagaggaattacttccatacacagccatgagtGGCACAGCTCCAGGGCTCGGGGAGccatgagctcgctccccgagcTGTGCAAGCGTGCTCCAGGATTCAAGGGAGAAGTGAGCTTGATCTCCGACAAGCAAGCTCTAGGGCTCGGGGAGCAAGCTCACAGCTCCGCCACTCGGtggatcgggaagacggaggaatacttccataaacaGCCGATCAACCGAGCAACCGAGCCGCTGacggctgtgccgctcacggctatgtatggaagtatttccCCATCTTCCCTATCcaccgagccgctcacggctgtgtatagaagtattcctccgtcttcccgatcaaccgatactgctatttcttcatcaaattaGGATAAagccaagaaatcagcgctggccataatggtGTCTCGTTTATCTGCTCGAagagcgttagcagtgctgcaATCACGCTAGCTTGAGGCGGAATGTAAACATCAAGACAAataaaatggcttacagttcaaaaacaagagactctaaaagcgggctgcagtgtgtgctgaccTGTGTAACATTCGTGCACCATTtctcgttgatataaaagcatattctaCCGCCTTCCATTTTCCATGTCAGAGATATGGTCCACACAATGGAGGTTAAAGCCGGGTAGCGTGATGGCGGCTTCGGGCACTCATCCACGAAGCCTCgcctccgtgaagcacagagctgcagaatgtccaaagtctttACAAGTGTTAACGAGAAGCTGaagttcattcattttattggcTAGGGAGCGTAGGTTCGCAAGCTGGATCGTTGCATGCATTTGACGATGTCCCCTCTTTCGCAGGCAGACTTGTGTACCGGCTCGCGTAACTCATCGTCGCGAAGCTTTGAAGAGCGCACCAACGAGCAACTCCGGAAAaagattcagcgaattggcaagagttgtggaaaaaagtcagaaCAAGACTGATAGTTAGCAAGTCCTTTCTTGTGTACTTGAATCCCGAGACAcccgaaaaacacaaaaacacaaacagtaccaGGGAGAGCGTGCCGAAGGCTATCACACTGGTAGGCGCCATCTTTGTTTGTGGATGTAATAttattcaatgtctatacgaaaaaaaaaaaaaaaaaaaaaaaaaaaaaaaaaaaacggagagcgtttcattcatgtgcaaagttgcataagtctcactcgacattccactggcagccatattgcctgtaacgtcatttgcagatgtcacactgggacagtcgccattgagaagatgctgtgccacctgctttggcagatgaacaagtaggattttcagatttttctgacgccccttctgagactggaGCTCTTTTTTGTAGAAGAGAAAATCCCAgaatcgagtgaaatgaccgggCCCATATTACCCtctcgttttgagccatattttgatgatatgcgtgtcacttctaactaacaacagactccccgacagacagacagacgaggaacttgatgaaatattcaaattgaCAGGtctataattgttcgatttcccaaCTATTTTACAAGTCTcatgtatgtagcgtactcaggaggacccagaCCGGTGGCCAGTTGGGAGAACTCCTTTCTCTTACCCACaaacagccaaaccacctccgtgTCAAGGCTAACACCAGCGAACAACAATGCCGGCccccgcacatcgacacatttagcacccatgAGTTATGTACTTTATAAAGTTATTATGACGTGGATTGTTTcttatgttctgagagaaggattacgtcgacGGACGCGGACAGAGTTTTTTATTCTTGCTGTTTTGGAGAAGTTGTTCAAGTTTGGAGACAATGCGTCTAGTAAGcttgtgttacacgctactaaatgtgactttgtacttctattttgttttgtgttgtattgttttgtgtgtgtgataaaattgttttaaacgcattacaagtgctttgttatatgttgctggtttgaccaaggggatttattctaaattcacatgtaagaTATGCGatgaactgtgagacaaattagtaccacacaactgtttttttttttaatagctctatacacacctacttgtcattaagaacccacaaagctctcgtcctttgcacctgtgcaatccatttttcacgacgaaccggatgttttggaaaagtgtgaagagtgaatccatcctcccgagtcttcgagcaaaatccagcaatatgacaagacggcattttggctaacacgatgaaaaaaaaacaagtaattttttgccagtacaataggtataaaacaatataaatacTCGACCCtgctactgcaaaaaacgtcttggttcttctccaacacaaatgcctcgaaaggattttcatggcgggagatggaaaaatccatttacgacaacatcatgacgtgtggtgaaaaaatggatgggtccatccagctgccttttatttatttttgttttattaaaaacatactaaaaatcatggttTACGCGTCAGTAGACCTATAACAATATGCTATAATGTAATTGTGTTTTACCACAACCAGAGTATGACAATTTTAGTTATTAGTGCTTTGGCCATTATGAAGAGGAGCAGTTTAATGCAAAAGGATGATCATATCCTCAAAAATgagttattttaatttaaaaaatataatcattgaattgaaatcattttcctggtgaaagacaaaaatattagcagaaaacagtttgaaaaaaaaaatcaaaaataaaaccacGAGAAACATGAAGTATACTTTAaggaaaacctaaaaaaatgaaactaaaacaATTGCCCCAATAATACCTTCTGTCATATTCGGAAACTGGCTGTTCTTGACCAATAAGACAAGGGGCAATGGAGATTGGTTTATTGTGTAAACTGACGGTGAATCCAGAATTTGGCCCGACGCCCCTAAAAACAGTACATTGACTCACAGCAGTAAGGATCCAGGTTAAAATCGCTTGGCATTTACATAGACCCATTTTAGAAATAatctattgttttaaaaaaaaacttttgttttggcCACTCATTGTAAACTGAAAAGTTAAAcagaccaacattttttttcattactgctGGACTGTTTTTATCCTGAAAACTGATCATGTGCGTAAAACTCATAAATCCATCACACCCAAAGCATCAATGATCCAACACAATTAATGGTTATGTGCCACTCAAGATATATAGGCTGTTGACAACTCTCTGGCAAAGTGTAGATTCAGTATACCTAACAAAAACATTAGTTCCATAACTTAAATTCCCATCTACTCTAAACTCTTAAATGTACTTTGAGTAGAAAAACAGACTTGGGATAAGCAGATTccgttagcatttttttttgtactccctCTGCTAGCCGATGCAATACTTGCAGACTTTCTTAAGTATCAATGCATCAATAGATTATATACATTAGTAATGACAATTGTTTGAATATAGTCTctgaattttattattttccccacATACATTCAACAACAGTAAACCGAGTGATTGACCAACTGGCACACTGGAGTATAATGTAGGTCGAAACATAGGTGTAGTCTTGAAACATTTTAAGTGAGAAGCTATATTGAACGCTAGTGAAGAAAGTATAATTTTCCCTAATAATATGTGAACTTAAAACCAATTAAGGTGCTAGATGGCAGTTAACGTTTAAATGGTTGACTATAGTACTGAATTCGAAGGGGTGTGGACAAAAAAGGGCATGATGGTCTGATATGACCGTTAATGCTCTGCATTACATTAATTCTATAAAGGTCTGATAGtgacacactcacgcacacacacacaccaaagggaataaaatacaattaggCAGCATTTGCTAAATACTCTCTTTTCGCGCATGGTGTTGACATCTTTACAATATCTGAAGATAGCTAGACAAAAAGGTTTCATGTGAAATGAGTACAAACGCTTAGTGATAATGTATTGTAACcctacaacttttttttaaacattcttgattactttttttcagtGTGGTCCTAAACAGTTATATTGTTTGAATTTAGAGAATAAAGGATTTAGGCTAAAGGAAAATTCTTTAATAGCTTATTCTTTTGCGATGGGAACTCAATGTGCTCTGATCTACGAAGTGGTAGTTTACTAATCAGTTAGTTCAAGGGATACAATCCCTTAACATTCACAAGATATTTAAGCAAAATGTATATCTCTAGATTACATTCATATGTGAAGAAGGCAACATTGTCCAATGCAGAAAACCCATATTCACAATATAAAGTCCTACTTGTAAAGCATTTTTACAATTAGTTGCTTTGCTTCAGGAAGTCCTGAAGAATTTTGGTTGTGAGGAGTGGATTACTAACCACAGTTCAATTGCTATTGGGGATTTATAGCTTTGAGCAAAGCACTCCAGGTACCCAGGTAATAACAACCCAAATGTTTGTCCTCCATGTTGATAGAAACAGAAATAGGGTTTACAAATGTGGATGTGTTGATATCCCAATACATTTTCTAGTACTGCTATACTTCCACTGGTCAGAGGTTTCACAGTGAAACTACGGGACCTGGGTAAGGCTCTCCTCCACACCAAAAGTCCTCTGGCTGAGGGATTTCTAAAAGCCACATTTCCTTCTcagtctctttctccccttcCTGCAGCCCCTGCTTATCCATTACAGCTAAACCTGGGTCTTCCACAGTTTTCAgaactttgtaatagtgacagtCCCGCCCATCATCTGGATCATATGGTGGGGCAAGGATATCCAGGAAAGCAGCAGGTCCGTCGACAGCGTCGATCTGGTGCAGATTATCCCGTAGAGGTGTAAGGAGGCATGGTCCACTGTTCTCTGAGTACTCAGCTACTGAGCGGAGCAATGAACGTCGCACAGAAGCGTTTTGGAATGGAGCCACAGGAGTTTCAAACCGAGGAGGGGCAGCACTGACTGTCTGGCCACTTTCAAGCTTGTCGAAGCAACTGACGCTCACCTTGCCATAGAGGAcctaaaagaagagaaaataatgactgtgaaacacCAATCCAACCAATTTTTGGACCACTTATTCATAGTACCAATAAATACAGGTACAGTGAGCCCCGTATGTTGGGGAAGTAATGTTCCTGACTCTGCTTTACAACCTGCCTTAGATTAGTTTTGTGGCCCGCTGCATAGAGTATATATAAAACGTTTGACACAAGCTGCATTGCAATTTATTTAAAAGGGTGGGGGAGCTGTGTGAAGTGTTGCGTCGAAAAAGGGGGATTCCAATACCCACATCCCCAATAGCAATGACACCCCTGACAACTATAATAACTTACGATGCTATTAATAAAAGGGTTTTATACGAAACTTTTGTAGATATCGTCAACCTAGGAGCAGTCAAAATGGCTAGATTTGACATTTGGATTACCATAACAAGGATTAATCATAATCTACCTATACAtaaaggagggaggggggggtgtttcAATCACATATTGTGATAGTAAGTTAAAGATGACAGACTATTGTGCTAAAGTACAATGTGCAAAGACGGAACTACAGCGAAAATAGTAACATGCagttttttgcaaatttttgaTTTAGAAATTTGGACTTTGTACTTAAGACAATGTCTATACATAGATGGTTCCCTGACACAGCACGGTAGTGGCCTGACGTGGCAAAAACTTTCCATGTGGCATGTTATAAAGCTACTCAAGCGAGGGGCACAAAATACAAAGGAATACATCATACGATGTAAAAGGTTGTTTCGTGTCAGTGAAACATCCTcaattttcaaaactgttttatCCTGGTAAGGGTTGCagggtgctggagcttatcccatctgactttgggcaaaaggcagactccaccctgaactggtcaccagtaagTCGTAACGCAGTTATACCTGTAAATGCCGTCACTGAGTGGGTACTGAACTTAAGCTGCCTGcacaaagtcaggcaagtgtaccactacaccatcagtgacccctaCACTGAAACGTTGAAATGAATATATAATTCATTACGTACTGTTGTGGTCAAAAGTATTGGCACCCCAGAGCGATTATTTGTAGACATGAGTGTATAAAAAGATGTGCTTTTGACATTCTGTCACAATGAGCCAGTGGCCACAATCTTTTTCTGGTATACAGCTGCCACTTGGTGgctcgtcatcgtcatcattgTAAGGTTCCAACCTCCTGATTGGCTCCAAAAGCACATGGAAGTGTTTTGGGATGCGAGAGAGTTGGGCAGTTCCCAGAGATGGAGGTCGCTATCAAAAAAACGAGAAcccaaactatgtagaaacaaACATAATGGGCACAGTACAAAAAAGGTGTGGGCACACACAATTAAATTGCTTGCTTTTTTAGCAACCTGATTCCATGGAAGAGTTGCTACAGATTGCAGCCGAACAGTGGGCAAGAGGCTGCACAATTAGCACTGTGGCGCTTCGCCTCCaagcactgacaataatgaggaataaagggaacaaagactcttgggattcaaaaaattttttcctcacaaacaaAATGGATAACATGCTGTGGAGCAAGATAGGTCACTGTTCATGACGCAATGCAGTAGGtaccggaactggaccaagtcatcaataataagttccacagcgatgcaccaaaggttgCTAGGATATggaatgtagtggataaactgcactatgcacaaacgttttatgcacaaatatttcatgcaaaaaaatgtttctccacaaagttcaagttaaactgttaaattatttatttaaaactatTACATCAACAGCCTCATCAACAGTAATAGTAATAAGATGTTAtcccatcattgagcatttattttagttggttgagggattctgttctgacaatttcaaggaccaggacaagtgtgtcctgtggcctgtcctgagatacagtatatattaccgctacatgaGCGCacgcacaaagattattatcaatgattgttgtacaatttattgaaaaaaCATACATGTACAAACAATAAGTGCAACTCTACCAAAATAGAAaaacagatcattcctaatattctgtgCATATGGACGGCAGCAAATTTGAGGTGTCCATTGTACATTCGTAGAAGGTTTTTCCTTCTTAGGTCGATTTTATTCCTCAGGATGCAGTCGACACGAGaaattacagatttttttaggtcaattatacttcaggacgcattctACACGAGAAGTTACGGTAAATCTGTTAGGGGCGTGGTTCTCCACAGCCCAGTGCGCAGGGAGCGAGCGTGCTACGCATGCCGCGAATGCACGCATGCTATTGCAGGCTGCTGTGGAAGCACAGAGTTAATTCAGGTGTTTGACAGTAGCCACGGCAGGCATGCCATgtgcaggcatgaggatttcggcaagtatggcaACCGATcattcggttccgttgatttttgtcctgggaaacggtgggaaacaatttttcggttcccattgataatgctcatgggaaccggtttttacatgtagttcagaataaagccttagcaggcatgagcattttgtcttttacgcttagcaaccgacatgtttgactagcgtttgagtgacctggatatgaataactcgaccttgcgcatgcgtagcgcagaagtgGAAACCACACTGActggcgttttaatcattaaaaataaaggggtaatgtaggttcgttttatacagattgttgtatttcgttgagaacttgttttacattccacacatgggcgaattttattaaaagtaagccctgagatctgggaaacggactttcggttccgtgttttttcaggctgggtaacgacacggtaacggaatgatcgtttccgtgaaatgctcatgcctgcatgTCCCAGATCCATATACGTGCAGCTGTTGCTTGGCAGCACATACACCTTGTTGTGCCCTGATGATattgtgtatttaagccttgtttttcatgacaCTTGTTGCCGGATTGTTGTGTAGATATGTGCGTCTTCACGAGCATCAACTAGCTAAACTGCCTCGTCCCAGTAGTATTGCTGAggcatatcaagtcaagttacgttttcatgtttcGCCATGTCTGATTTTATTCATTGTCtcatgttgttctttttttttttttttttttaaaggaagactttggcGAAAATAATGGGAATGTGAGCGCACATAAAAAGTTAGTAGATGGGGGTTGAGTGTTTCTTtgaatgccaaaattatccacagatttcacctacAAACATCTCTAAACTGGTataagtattatcgaaattcctctctcgcacAGACATTCTAATGAgcctggctggaaaactgacagccaatcagcgtttgccacgcctgcagtgcttgctgTTCTGAGCCCCCATTGCTCATGGATACGCTTCACTGAACAGAGaacatccactatctggcattttgtgtaCGATTTtcgtgaaaaataattacaaataaaccaaaaaaaaaatttttatagTTTATAGTTCAAGCCTATACATTTGAGCCCTTAATACACATAggtggaacttgacgtgttggagagagGGCATGGCACTGACGACGGGGGGCGGGGGTAAGGTTGTTAGGGGGCACACGCACATCACCacaactgccgtaaataggaggccagcttgctagaacacgcctttatgtgcgtgcactCGACGTATAGGCCACACCTGAATTaagcgacaaggtggatgatactctgtcttttttattttgacacacagtcacacaatcgaccaaaactgcctcgggatcgaccagtcgatcgtGATCGACGCATTAAGCACCCCTGATATACAGTGTTATCCCATTTTGTGCGGTGAAAAGCACTAAAAAAACGTTCCCTGAAGAAGATGGTGTCTACGAAGAAAATCAAAAAGCCATATGTTGCGGGCTTGCTGCAGGTGGGCGGGTGTGTCACAACCACATTATTGTgttacaagaaagaaaagaatactCAAGGCTAGTTCCATTATTTACTGATTTTTGTCAGTGACAAATGTTTTCGCACAACAAGGTCCTTTTCTACAATGTTCTGCAGGATATCAGGGATAATCCTGGTGGAGTTTACCACTGAGATAAAATCTTACAATGTTCAAAACCAATGGGATTTTCCCAAAACTATACTTTTTATTACACTTATTCATGTTGCAGTACATTCAATgcatgtgaaaaagaaataaacggATAATACTGTAACTCTCACTGTGTTTGTCTTCCATGTGTTGAAATAATCATTTCACTGACCAGTTACTGTTTCACTAACTAGCTTTTTACAGAGACCCTTTGCCTTTGGGTCAGAGGcactgtttgttttaaaaaaaaatgtcagaatggAGTCTAGTGTTCTGAATGTAGCTTCTAGGGCCTGATAGAAGCTCAGCCATCGGACTTGGTGAAGTTCTCTGCATTTTCGAGTTGGCTCATCTAAACATTTTTTGACTTCTACTAAGTTGTTGTTCCTCTCGGGGGATGTTTTGAAGTAATAGTACACAGACTCCAGAACACCTTGGTAATATTTCatggctatgaaaaaaaaagaatacaaaaaggGATCAAATGGGACAGAAGATACAATTACACaggttaaaatatttatttttatcacgaTCAATCATCATCTTGATTAAAAGACTGTTGATTGCTTCATTGCCTATCTAGTTTTAACTTAATCAAATTTGTATTATAGCTATTTAGGATTCTTATTCATTTACGAAAACAAAATTATAGCCGATAGTGTAAGGTAGACGGCAAGAAAATCACTTCCTGATTGGTTATTTGAGACAGGACCCGCATTACTTCCCTTGTCCGGACTTACGTCCCtttcatgtaaaaataaaaaatataaaaatgcagACTCCggcaattttatttgctttttaataTTTACCGTCAGTCGGGTTACGggaaacctaaatatttttatggatggcctaGCAGACCGCATCCACGAATCACGACATACCTTGCTTCCACAAATAGGTCGATCTGTGGGTTTACAACATTGAGTCGGAAATTACTTCCGGAGCGGGATTTCCGAGTGCTTGGACAATCCAACATGCCAGTCGTTATAAACTTTCCTGTCACTCGGGCGGTCTGTTTTGTCAGATTACTTTAACCTCTCTATTAAATGCGATATGTCAATGCGAAAATTTATCGCTTTAGTCAGATTTTTATGCAACTTTCTGAATTTTAATGTGCGAATATCGCGGAATCGCACCCTGGGATTATCCCTGGATATTCTGTGGCAGATAGATGCTAAAAACTGGTGACGTCACggggtcaaggacgtttcttccgggtttggctgtgaaagatggcacatatccagatttatgcttggatttcaaaaatgttctttattttaattctttttttcaatgaatgtccaaaatatatgtaataataatattacttcatattggagggtttattgtacatagagattttggacaaagtcctccttaaAACCAAGCCTTTTGCCTCGTGATTTTTGTACCACCGCCCTGTTGGACTGCCTTCCCGTGTATGACCTCTACCTGCCAATAAACCCTCCTAAAACACTTGCATCTCAGCTTCCTGCATCTGAGTCCTACCTTCTGCCTAGTTCATGACGAATTCAAGTTTATTTATCATCTCTGCTAATATATTAGACAatatggagaaagaaaaaatgaaaatttatctTCAAAGGACCCATGATCCCATGATCAGTGTAAATCACAAGATTCACAACACTGGTTTGAACTGTGACATTGtataaaattgaattaaaaatgttgtcacttatttttctcatcatttGACTATCCAACATTAAAGAATAAAATTTTAATCAGTAACTTTATTCAGATGGATTTTAATAGTACCATATTGTGTAAAAAATCCACACTGCCAGGTTGAGAGGGTAAAACAGATTCATGGTTACATGCATGTTGGATGTCGAGTTACAATTGGACATCGTAAAAACCAAAAATTACCTATAGTTCTGAAATctaggaaatcggaaccacaacatTTCTAGGCCCTCTTGTTGAAGAGGAAATAtctaatgtttttttatgtattaattcaaaataaaggaaaatgaTAAGTGTAATTGAATGTAATTAGCTGCATTACTTTAAGAAAGTAATTGCAATAGTTACATGTTCAATGAGGGAACTTCTAATGGTAACCAACTACCAAGTAATTCTCGAAACACCGATCACAGTTTTTGGACACCCTTGTTTATCAGTGTTTATCAGGTTACATTACATCACCAAAATGTAAATGGAGATTACTGTTTTCTCTAGCAACCTCAGTAGGAAAGAGGTTACGTATCTCAAATATTGTACATGCCATAAAATCATTCAAATCCATTATACCTTAACCACGAGAAGCTGAATTTCAGTTGCAGTTTCGATAGCAGCTGTGTCCTAGCTATTTGCTAATAAATCTACGAAAAAATTACAGTGAGCGACTAGAAAAAATATGAAGGATACATTCAGAAGAATTTACATTTCATACCTTCAGCATCCCGTTCATGCCCGGATGGTCGTGGAGAGGGATGGAGGCTCCGCTTGCGAGCAGGAATATCCCCATGCTGAACACCTCTGTCTCACATATGTGCATGTATGTGACCGGGGGAGGATCAGGCTCTGATGAACCGGAGCTCCCTTTGTTTTTCCGGGGAGCGATCTTGAGATCCGGTGCTCTCAGCGCGGTCAGTAAGGAGATGAGTTTGGCCTGTTTTTCGGCAAATACTTTATTATCGCCGTTAGAAGAACAATTTAAAACTTTGAAGGTCATAAAAGCTTGCTTTGCTATTTTCTGGATAAGAGCATTTTTGTTGTTACGCGACATTCTCGTCGTTTAGAGAGAACAAACTACGGGAAAGTGTGCACCTTTTCTGTCGCAAATGAAACCGTCGAAATGGCTCAGGAACGAGCGAATGTCAAGAAATGTTATGCAGAGTACGTTTGTCCACGTTacctaaatataaaatatccgACCCTGGCTGAAAACTGCAGCTTTTGTGGTGATATAGCTCAAAGTCCTCGCCAACTACTCTCCTTCCTTGGGTCATTTTTCAAAGTGCTATTGGTCGTTCAGTAGCCTACTCTCACGGAAACTGCGCACCAAATATAGAGCATCATGGGATAACGAGTTTAAATCTAAATTCTGGGTTCGCGTAATTACACCCAAATACTCCATAGCCTTGAAACAGTCAACTTTTTCGTACAAGAAATTATACGTCTTGTAATTTCCCCTCATGTTCTGAATTTCCTTTACgtaaacgtggaaaaaaaatgcttgtgcaATAACCAATGAGACTACATTTCCAACAAAGGAGCACGACGACAGACTTCGAAAAGAGGAAGGGTAGATAGGATATTGAACTCATGTCTTCCGCCCAAATATGCACGATTGTAATGTAAGTGTCAGTGACTGCCACATGTGCTAGATGAGAAATAAAGTTAATGTAAAAACTCTGGTGAATGGACTTTCCGGCCTTTGGCTCGcttggaaagagagagagagatcagtttcagaatttgtttttttttctctttggacTGTTAACTGAGAGCAGAGGACCTGAGAAAAggtcatgtttttgtgtgtgtgtgtgtgtgtgtgtgtgtgtgtgtgtgtgtgtgtgtgtgtgtgtgtgtgtgtgtgtgtgtgcatgattgTATGACATGCtgatagaatagaatagaatagaatagaatagaataaacCCGAAAGAGAATTTgtcagaggaagaagaagaagaggaatgcacagatcctacaactgagtgtagggactttgaatg of the Syngnathoides biaculeatus isolate LvHL_M chromosome 22, ASM1980259v1, whole genome shotgun sequence genome contains:
- the adoa gene encoding 2-aminoethanethiol (cysteamine) dioxygenase a produces the protein MSRNNKNALIQKIAKQAFMTFKVLNCSSNGDNKVFAEKQAKLISLLTALRAPDLKIAPRKNKGSSGSSEPDPPPVTYMHICETEVFSMGIFLLASGASIPLHDHPGMNGMLKVLYGKVSVSCFDKLESGQTVSAAPPRFETPVAPFQNASVRRSLLRSVAEYSENSGPCLLTPLRDNLHQIDAVDGPAAFLDILAPPYDPDDGRDCHYYKVLKTVEDPGLAVMDKQGLQEGEKETEKEMWLLEIPQPEDFWCGGEPYPGPVVSL